From the Salmo trutta chromosome 2, fSalTru1.1, whole genome shotgun sequence genome, one window contains:
- the LOC115151964 gene encoding claudin-11 isoform X1: MYLFFHILLGSFISSYFSKFFTDLYFGQLSGSGASFAGWVGIIIATATNDWVRTCDYTVTTCVRMDELGARGLWAECVISPSLYHCVTLNHILTLPAYIQACRALMVCACLMGLPAMGLVLMSMPCVRLGDEIPATKLRHGMVGGALTFIVALCGLVSTIWFPIGAHAEEGLMSFGISLYTGWVGSALCLLGSFMILCCCGDDPSATPQRQQNSYYYSRQAGGADTPINLAATAVVTGNHAKSAHV, translated from the exons ATGTATTTATTCTTTCACATTTTACTTGGTTCATTTATTAGTTCATATTTTTCGAAATTTTTCACAGACCTATATTTTGG ACAGCTGAGTGGGAGCGGGGCCAGCTTTGCAGGCTGGGTAGGTATCATCATCGCCACGGCCACCAACGACTGGGTGCGCACCTGCGACTACACTGTCACCACCTGTGTGCGCATGGATGAGCTGGGCGCGCGAGGCCTCTGGGCAGAGTGTgtcatctctccctcactctacCACTGTGTCACGCTCAACCATATCCTCACACtgccag caTACATCCAGGCATGTCGTGCGTTGATGGTGTGTGCGTGCCTAATGGGTCTTCCTGCGATGGGGCTGGTGCTGATGTCCATGCCCTGTGTCAGACTCGGAGATGAGATCCCCGCTACCAAACTACGCCATGGCATGGTCGGGGGTGCTCTCACCTTTATCGTGG ccctctgTGGATTGGTGTCGACCATCTGGTTTCCTATTGGTGCTCACGCAGAGGAGGGTCTGATGTCATTCGGCATCTCACTGTACACCGGATGGGTCGGCTCCGCCCTCTGCCTCCTGGGGAGCTTCATGATTTTGTGTTGCTGCGGTGACGACCCCTCGGCAACCCCCCAGAGGCAGCAGAACAGCTACTACTACTCCAGACAGGCAGGGGGCGCCGACACGCCCATCAACCTTGCCGCTACCGCCGTAGTCACGGGCAACCACGCCAAGAGCGCACATGTGTAA
- the LOC115151964 gene encoding claudin-11 isoform X2, with the protein MAHVCRQLSGSGASFAGWVGIIIATATNDWVRTCDYTVTTCVRMDELGARGLWAECVISPSLYHCVTLNHILTLPAYIQACRALMVCACLMGLPAMGLVLMSMPCVRLGDEIPATKLRHGMVGGALTFIVALCGLVSTIWFPIGAHAEEGLMSFGISLYTGWVGSALCLLGSFMILCCCGDDPSATPQRQQNSYYYSRQAGGADTPINLAATAVVTGNHAKSAHV; encoded by the exons ATGGCACATGTGTGCAGACAGCTGAGTGGGAGCGGGGCCAGCTTTGCAGGCTGGGTAGGTATCATCATCGCCACGGCCACCAACGACTGGGTGCGCACCTGCGACTACACTGTCACCACCTGTGTGCGCATGGATGAGCTGGGCGCGCGAGGCCTCTGGGCAGAGTGTgtcatctctccctcactctacCACTGTGTCACGCTCAACCATATCCTCACACtgccag caTACATCCAGGCATGTCGTGCGTTGATGGTGTGTGCGTGCCTAATGGGTCTTCCTGCGATGGGGCTGGTGCTGATGTCCATGCCCTGTGTCAGACTCGGAGATGAGATCCCCGCTACCAAACTACGCCATGGCATGGTCGGGGGTGCTCTCACCTTTATCGTGG ccctctgTGGATTGGTGTCGACCATCTGGTTTCCTATTGGTGCTCACGCAGAGGAGGGTCTGATGTCATTCGGCATCTCACTGTACACCGGATGGGTCGGCTCCGCCCTCTGCCTCCTGGGGAGCTTCATGATTTTGTGTTGCTGCGGTGACGACCCCTCGGCAACCCCCCAGAGGCAGCAGAACAGCTACTACTACTCCAGACAGGCAGGGGGCGCCGACACGCCCATCAACCTTGCCGCTACCGCCGTAGTCACGGGCAACCACGCCAAGAGCGCACATGTGTAA